Genomic segment of Serinicoccus hydrothermalis:
GGGGCACCACCGGCACCTCCTGACGGGAGCGGCGGGACTCGACCCCCCTGCGGTCGAGCCCCGGCACACCGATGTCGCCCCGCCGCAAGATCGAGGTGCCTCCCCGCTGTCCCGTGCACCAGGAGACCTCACCCCGCACAGGTGAGGACAACCTGACTTCTCACCTGAGCGGACGGATGCCAGGGCAGCTGCTCGCAACGGTGAAACTCGCCGGTCTGCCCGCAGCCCGTGACGGCGAGGACGGAGGGGGGCGAGGTCGGTCCCGACCTGCGCCAGCGACGCCGATAACGGTGAAACTTCACCGGTGAGCGCAGACGCTTCGCTCGGGTGGGCAGCACCATGGGCGCAGGACCGCCGCAGAAGGGGGAGTCGATGTCGGGGAGGCGAGGGCCGTCCACGAGGAGCGTGGTGCACGCGAGCCCGTTCGACGCCGCGCTGCGCACCGCCCTGGCCGACAGCGGGCTCACCCTGGAGCGGGTGCGCGAGCGGCTGCGTCGCCGCGGGCTGTCGGTGAGCCTGTCGACGCTCAGCCACTGGCAGACCGGGCGCAGCCAGCCCGAGCGGGGGACCTCGCTCCAGGCGGTCCGGGAGATCGAACGCATGGCGGGGCTCGCGCCCGGCAGCCTCATCTCGCTCCTGGGACCGAACCGGCCGCGGGGCCGGTGGAGCCACCCCGGCGCGGCGGCCCTGGTGGCCGCGGTCGACCGGTCGGTGTCCAGCGAGCTGAGCGCGACGCTGGAGCCGCTGATCCAGCGGTCGGCCGGGGTGCTGACGACGAGGATGATCCACGAGACCGCCCACCTCGACGCCGAGGGTCGGCTCCGATCCGTCCGGACCAGGCTGGTCGTCGAGGCGGCCAGCGGCTTCCCCGATCGGTACATCGCCGTCTACGTGGGCTACGAGGGATCCTCCTCCGGCCTGCTCGGTACACACCGCGGGGTGCCGGGTGGGCCGGGTCCGTCGGCACGGGACCGCGCCGATCATCGCCGCCGAGATGCTCTTCAGCGCGCCGTTGCTCCCGGGTCAGCACCACGTGCTGGAGTACGAGACCTCCGACCGCGGTCGCTCCACGACACCCCGCTACGCGCGGTTCGTCCCCAAGGGGACCTCCTCGGCCGTGCTCTCAGCGGTCTTCCACCCTTCCCGGGTGCCCGCCCGGTGCTTCGGGAGGTTCGGGGACGAGGAGCAGCGCGAGGTGAGCCTCGGCGCGGACCTCGCGGCGCACCTGCTCAGCCTCAGGCAGGGCGCGGCACCGCTCGAGCTCTCCTGGGAGTGGGGCGAGGCGGCACAGCCCCGGCGCGCGCCCGTGCGGTGACGGTCCACGGCGTGGGCGGCACCGGCGTGCGCACGGTCACGACGACGTCCGGCCAGGTCCGACCACCGGCCTGCTCGGCCGCGCAGCTCTGCAGACGCGAGTGGTGACGGGCCGCGACCTCACCGGCGGTGGTGCAGGCCTGCGCCGTGCCCGCTCCCTGGACCGCGGCGCCGGCGGCCGCCAGGGACGCGAGGTCGGCGGCGGTGCGTGCCTGCTGCCCGGCCACGAGCACCGCGACCAGGCCGAGGGCCAGCACCAGCACGCTCACCAGGCCGGCGACCACCCCGACGGCCAGCAGGCTGGCCGAGCCGGCCTCCCGGTCCAGCCGGCGCAGCCGCCCCAGCCGGTCCGGTCGGCGTGTCACGGCGCCGCTCCCGGCTCCCACAGGGCACGGGCCGAGGCTCGGGCCGCAGGGAGCCCCGGCAGCCAGCGGGCACGGGCGGGAGCGCCGACCTGCACGGTCGCGCCCTGCGCGTCACCGCTGATGCTGATGCGCGCGCCCTCCGGTGCGCGTGAGGCGGCCAGCTGCTCCACGACAGCGGTCTCCTCGCCGCGGGATGCGGCGCGCGCCGCAACGCGCGCCGCATCCTCGCACCGCACCTGGTCCACCCCGAGGGCGAGCGCGGTCAGGCAGATCGCGAGCACCAGCACGACCGAGGGGATGGTCAGCGCCAGCTCGGCGCTGACCATCCCGCGCTCCGTGGACCGGTGCCCGCGACGGCTCACAGCGACACCGAGAGCGCGGTGGTGATCACCGAGGTGACGACCCCCTTGATCGCGCCGGACTTGAGGATGGCGAGCAGCACGGCGGCGAAGGCGCAGGCCGCGATGGTGCCCACGGCATACTCCGCCGTGGTCATCCCTGCCTCCCCGCGACGCCGCAGGTCCTGCAACATCCCGCGCAGCCGGATGGTGGTGTTCTTCATGGTCCCCTCCTTGTGGGTTGGTGCGCCTCCGGGTACGGAAGCGCTCGTGTCGGCCGTCCGTCGGCCGGTTCGTGGGCCTCACCAGGACAGGTCCCGGACGAGGGCGAGGACGAGCGGGGCCACCGTCGTCAGGACGAAGGCCGGCAGGAAGGCCAGCCCCAGGGGCAGGACGAGGCGGACGCCGAGCCGGGCGGTCGCCACCTCCGCGCGGGCCACGGACCCGCGCCGCAGGTCGGTGGCGGTCTGCCGCAGCGCCGGGCCCGGGGGCACACCCGCCAGGGCCGCGACCTCGATGGTCCGGCGCGCGGGCTCCCACCGCGCGCCCGCCCGGTCCCAGCTGGGTGCGGCGTCGACGCCGTCCAGCAGGTCGAGCCCCACGGCGTCGAGCTCGGCCCGCAGCGGCTCGTCCAGCTCGAGAGCGACGGTGCGGGCGGCCGTGCCGAGCGACACCCCGCCCTGGAGGGCGAGCGCCATCAGGTCGAGAGCCTCCGCCACGTCCGCGGAGCAGGGTCCCCGGCTGTGCGTGGCCGCCGGGCGGTCGGCGGGGGTCCAGCTCGCCCGCGGGGCTCGCACCCGGACGAGCGGGACCAGCGCCGCCGTCGTCGCGACGAGCAGGACGAGGAGCGAGGGATCCACGGCGGAGGTCGGCACGCTCATCGGACGTCCGCCATGACCTGCGCGACCAGTCGCCGGACGAGCAGCTGCCCGACCAGGAGAAGCACCGCCCCGGCGCCCAGGCAGAGCAGGGCCGGTGGTGTGCCGTAGAGCGCGACCGGCCCCACGCCCAGCACCGCCGAGAGGGCGACACCCGCCACGGGCAGCCAGGTCAGCACGGTGGCGGTGGCCCGCGCCCCGGCGCTCGCGGCCCCGACGGCACGCTCCAGCCGCTGCCGCTCCCGGGCCACGTGCGCGCTGACCCGTAGGGCGTCGGCGATCGGAGCCCCGCTCCGGGTGGCCACGGCCCAGCTGCGGGCGACTGCCGCCAGGGTGGGGCTCCCGGTGACGTGGCCGAGACGACCCCAGACCGGTGCCAGCTGCTGCCCCTCGCCGGCAGCGCGGGCCAGGGGCTGCCAGTCGGGTCCCTCCGCAGCATCAGCGTCCCCGGCCCGCTCCGGCACGGCGAGCGCGACCGCGCGTGCCACGGGCAGCCCTGCCTCGAGGGCGGCGGCGATCGTCCCCACTACTGCCAGCTCCAGCGTCGCGCTCCGCTCGGCACGGGCGGCCCGCCGTCCTGCCCGCGTCCGCCACCGGAGCACGCGGGAGCGGCCGGCGCCCGGGCTCCCCGTGCGGCGCGAGCGCCCGTCGGACTGCTCGGGTGCCGCGAGCGGCGAGGCATCTCTCGCGGCCGGGGGTGCGAGACCAACGAGCGCGGCCATCGCCGCCAGCACGGCCAGCAGGACGACCAGGACGGCGCTCGCAGGCACCGCGCTCACCACGGCAGCTCCCCCCGGTCCAGCCCGGTCCGGCGCACCAGGTGCTCGAGAGCAGGCCCGGGGCGCCAGGCCAGGGGGCCACCGGTCAGGGCGGGCACGGCCAGGACGCCGCCCGCGGGGTCCGGACGCAGCACAGCCACCTCGCGCAGGGCCCGCCGGCCCTGCGCGTCACGAGCCAGGTGCAGCACGACCTCGATCGCGCTGCCCACCTGGGCGCGGACAGCCGAGCGGGACATCTCGGCCAGCGCGCCGAGCGCCTCGAAGCGCGCCACGACGTCGCCGGCCGAGTTGGCGTGCACGGTGCCGCAGCCCCCTTCGTGGCCGGTGTTGAGCGCGGTCAGCAGCTCGCGCACCTCTGCCCCTCGCACCTCCCCGACCACGACCCGGTCGGGTCGCATGCGCAGGGACTGCCGGACCAGGCTGGTCATGGTGACCTCGCCGCGGCCCTCGACGTTGCGCGCCCGGCCCTGCAGGTGGACCACGTGGGGGTGGTCGATGCGCAGCTCCCGGACGTCCTCGACGACCACGATGCGGTGGCCCGGGTCGCACCGCGAGAGCATCGCCCCGAGCAGCGTGGTCTTGCCCGTCCCGGTGCCGCCGCCCACGACGAAGGAGACCGTGGATCCGATCACCGCGTCGAGGACCCTCCTGCCCAGGTCGTCCATCGTGCCCCAGGCCTGCAGGTCCTCCAGGGTCGGCACCCGGCGGCGCGGGACGCGCAGGCTGATGTGCGCCGTGCCCTCGACCAGCGGGGGCAGCACCGCGTGCAGGCGCACTCCGCCGGGCAGCAGGCCGTCGACCCAGGGGCTCGACTCGTCGAGGCGTTGTCCGGCCACGGCGGCGAGCCGGACGGCCAGCCGCCGCACGCTGCGCTCGTCGGCCAGCCGGACCCCGGCCCGGTCCACGCCGCTGCCGCGGTCGCACCACACGCTGTCCGGCCCGTTGACCAGGATGTCGGTCACCGCGCCGTCGGCGAGCAGCGCTGCCAGCGGGCCGAGGGCGGCCCGCAGGTCCGGCTCGGCCGGCGGCGACAGGCTCGGTGGTGAGGTCATGGCCCGACCGTGCCCTGCCCGGGACGGCCGCACCAGGGCTCACCCCGGATCTGTGGACGACCGGCCTCCGGGGCGCAGGGTGTGGACGCGCGGGACAGGACTCAGGACAGAACCCTGGCGATGCCATCGCTGCTGGTCGGAAAGGCCTGGGAAAAGGGGACGGCCCCGGCGGGGGGGAAGCCGGGGCCGTCGGTGTCCAGGATCAGGGGGGGATGACCCTGAACACCCGCGCTCAACTCTTGCGAGGAGCGCTGTTCCTCAAGTATGCCTCACCGGAGAACCCGATTGCAAGCTGTACCCGACACCTCGGGTGCTGGACATCTGCGCTGGTCGCCCGGCCTCCCGGCATACCCCCGGGGGGTTGGTGACGAAGCGGTCTCACCCCGACGGCGACGCCCCTCCGCGCGCGCCCGCCGGGTCGGGCGTCCCGAGGTGCCCGGCCCGGACCGCGTCGGCGATCCGCTCCCCCTCGGCGGCGGCCCGTGCCACGGACTCCGAGCAGTGGACGAGCCAGAGCCGGACCCCCTCCCGGTCACCGCTGGCGTAGGCGGCCAGGGCCCCGCGGTAGTCGGTCCCGGCCCGGTCGGCGTGCCCCGCCTCCGGCACCGCCACCCCGGTCGGGTCCACGCCGCACACGGTCAGCACGGAGCGCTCGAGCGCCCGGGCGACCAGTCCGTTGCCCGCGACGAAAGGCCGCGCCACGGCGATCTCGGCGTGCGCCACGGACGCGACGAGCAGCGCCGGCGACCGGCCGGCCACCGCCGACCCCAGCAGGGCGTGGACCGCTCCGAGCCGGGCGAGCGCCTCCTCGGCGGACGGCGCCGGACCGAGCACCTCCTCGCCGGTCGTCGGCTCCCCCGGCCGCCGCGGACGACCGAGCTGGTGCTCCGGGGACAGCCCGGCGGCCGCGGCCGTGTGCAGACCGGCGACGAGCTGGGCCGGGGCCCGCAGCTGCGCGACCGCCACGCCCTCCGTGCGGGCGGTGACTCGCGCGGCGGCCAGGACGGTGCGCCAGACCGGGTCGGACGCCCGGGAGGTCCAGCCCTCGGCCCCGCGCAGGAGGTCGCGCACCACGTCGACGCTCGCCTGCGAACCGGCCGGCTCGGCCCCCTCGAGGAGCGCCGTCGCGGTCGCCCCCCGCACGCGCGACTCGGCCGCCGCCTCCGGCGTCCGCCTCCGCAGCCCCTCGTGCCACCGCAGCCGCGTGCAGGCCTCCCGCGCGACCTCCATCGACTCCGCCACCCCGTCGAGCCGGGCGAGGCCCGAGACCGCGCTCTCTGCCGTGCCGCTCATCCGGCCACCCTACGACCCGGGCCGAGGTCGGGGCCGGGCCCGCCCGCCCTCACGCAAGCCCCTGTACCTGGCCATTTCTTTAACAAATCTTTGCCGAAAGTGGCCTTGAGCACGGTGGGCATCCTGGCAGACTGGACATATCGACAACAGGAGCCCCCTCCTCGGAGGGCGCGGCTCCGCCGGCTGTCACGGGACCGGTTCGTCGACATGGTGCCCGCTCGGCACTGAACAGGGGGTGCCGAGCGGGCACCATGGCTTTCCCCAGTGGCCTCGGGGCGGCAGCGAGTCCGCGCGTGCTGCGGCCCGGACCAGCACGGGATAGCATCCTCGGCATGGCAAATCCTGCGGAAACTGACTCCACAACGCTGACCGGCAGCACCGGCAAGCGTTCCCTCGGCGAGCTCGTGTCGGACGTCTCGCTGGACGTCTCGCAGATCGTGCGCGGCGAGGTCGAGCTGGCCAAGGCCGAGATCAAGCAGGACGTCGCCCACGCGGGCAAGGGCGCGGGGATGTTCGCCGGTGCCGGCGTGCTCGGTCTCTACGGCCTCGGGCTGCTCTGGCTCGGCCTGGCCGGGGTCATCGCGATCTGGCTGCCGTGGTGGGCGGGTCTGCTCATCATGGCCGGCTTCCTCTTCCTCGTCGCCGGGATCCTCGCGCTCATCGGCAAGGGCCAGGTGGGCAAGGTCCACGGCAAGCCGGACCGGGCGATCCGTGAGGGCAAGGAGACCGTGGACACGGTCAAGGCGGCCGCCCAGGGGCAGCAGCGCAGCGCCGCCATCGAGACCTCCCAGAGCTGACTCAGAGCCGCAGCTCCCGGGTGGGGGCATCCGGCCACGGCACGGTGAGCCCGCCCAGGTCCAGCACGCGGTCCAGCACGCCGGCGGTGAACCCCCACAGCAAAAGGCCGTCGACGTCCCACGCCGGCCCGACGAAGCCCGAGGGGTGGTGCACCCGGAACCGTCGCGCCGGGTCGACGAGGTCGCGCACCTCCGGTTGCAGCACGCGGGCGACCTCCCGCGGGTCCTTGGCCCAGAGCGTCTCCGGGGTGGGCTCCCGCCACCACGCGAGCACCGGGGTCACGTCGTAGCCGGAGACCGGGATGTGCAGCGTGGGCAGCAGCGCCAGCACGTCCACGGTCGCCGGGTCGAGCCCGACCTCCTCCCACGCCTCGCGCAGGGCGGTCGCCGCCGCGTCCCGGTCGCCCGGCTCGGTGCCGCCGCCGGGGAAGGCCGGCTGCCCCGCGTGCGAGCGCATGGTGTGCGCCCGCTCCGTGACGACCACCGTGCTCGCCTCCGGGTCGCCCGCCGTCCGCACGCCGGGCGCGAAGAGCACGAGCACCGCCGAGTGCCGCCGGCCCCCGTCGGGCGGCGGCAGGAACCGGCTGAACCGCTCGCCGGGGATCGTGGGCGCCCTCGTCGCCAGGTCGGTGAGCCAGCGCGGTGGCGGGGCATGCGCGGGGTCGACGCTCATGCGCGCGGACCGGTCCGCACGAGCTTGGCCGCGGCAGCCGCCTCCGTCGGCCCGGCGCCGTAGGACGGGCACTGGCGGGCCACCGGGCATACCCCGCAGGCGGGACGCCGGGAGTGGCAGATCCGCCGCCCGTGGAAGATCAGCACGTGCGAGAGCTGGGTCCAGTCCCGCCGCGGGAAGAGCTCGCCCACCTCGCGCTCGACCGCGACCGGGTCCTCCTCGTCGGTCCACCCGAAGCGTCGCACCAACCGCCCGAAGTGGGTGTCGACGGTGATGCCCGGCACGTCGAAGGCGTTGCCCAGCACGACGTTGGCCGTCTTGCGACCGACGCCGGGCAGGCTCACCAGGTCGGTCAGCCTGCCGGGGACCTCGCCGTCGAAGCGCTCGACCAGGGCCGCCCCCAGCTTGAGCAGCGACTGGGTCTTGGCCCGGAAGAAACCCGTGGGCTGGATGATCGCCTCGACGTCGTCGCGGTCCGCCTCGGCGAGCGCACGGGCGTCGGGGTAGCGCGCGAACAGGGTCGGCGTCACGCCGTTGACCCGGACGTCGGTCGTCTGCGCCGAGAGCACGGTCGCCACCAGCAGCTGGTAGGGGTCCTCGAAGTCGAGCTCGCAGCGGGCGTCGGGGTAGTGCTCGTCGAGCAGGCGCCACATCCGGCGGGCGCGCCGGGTCAGCGCCAGCCGGCTCTCCCCGGTCGGTGTCGCGTCCTCCAGCTGGGTCTGCCCGCTCTCCTCGCTCACCGGACAAGCCTAGAGGTGACCTCCGACACACCTGATCCGCCCATCCGCGCCCGCCTCGTGGCACCATGAACCGGTGGACCGGCACGTGGTGATGAAAGCCCCGCTGTTCGCCGCGCTCGACGCCGCGACGGCAGACCAGCTCATGGAGTCGATGAGCCCACGTCGCCTGGCCCGTGGCGACGTCGTCTTCCACGAGGGCGACCCGGGTGACTCGCTCTACGTCATCACCCGCGGGAAGGTGAAGCTGGCCCGGGCCGCCGCCGACGGCCGGGAGAGCCTGCTGTCGGTCCTGGGGCCGGGCGAGATGTTCGGCGAGCTCAGCCTCTTCGACCCGGGCCCGCGGCTGACCACCGCCCACGTCGTCTCCGACACCGAGTTCATCTCGCTCGGCAACGACTCGCTGCGCTCCTTCCTGGAGCAGCACCCCGAGGTCGCCATGCAGATGCTCGCCGGGCTCGCGCACCGGTTGCGCAAG
This window contains:
- a CDS encoding Rv3654c family TadE-like protein, which gives rise to MTRRPDRLGRLRRLDREAGSASLLAVGVVAGLVSVLVLALGLVAVLVAGQQARTAADLASLAAAGAAVQGAGTAQACTTAGEVAARHHSRLQSCAAEQAGGRTWPDVVVTVRTPVPPTPWTVTARARAGAVPPRPTPRRARAVPRPA
- a CDS encoding TadE family type IV pilus minor pilin, which translates into the protein MSRRGHRSTERGMVSAELALTIPSVVLVLAICLTALALGVDQVRCEDAARVAARAASRGEETAVVEQLAASRAPEGARISISGDAQGATVQVGAPARARWLPGLPAARASARALWEPGAAP
- a CDS encoding DUF4244 domain-containing protein, with product MKNTTIRLRGMLQDLRRRGEAGMTTAEYAVGTIAACAFAAVLLAILKSGAIKGVVTSVITTALSVSL
- a CDS encoding type II secretion system F family protein, coding for MSVPTSAVDPSLLVLLVATTAALVPLVRVRAPRASWTPADRPAATHSRGPCSADVAEALDLMALALQGGVSLGTAARTVALELDEPLRAELDAVGLDLLDGVDAAPSWDRAGARWEPARRTIEVAALAGVPPGPALRQTATDLRRGSVARAEVATARLGVRLVLPLGLAFLPAFVLTTVAPLVLALVRDLSW
- a CDS encoding type II secretion system F family protein, with protein sequence MSAVPASAVLVVLLAVLAAMAALVGLAPPAARDASPLAAPEQSDGRSRRTGSPGAGRSRVLRWRTRAGRRAARAERSATLELAVVGTIAAALEAGLPVARAVALAVPERAGDADAAEGPDWQPLARAAGEGQQLAPVWGRLGHVTGSPTLAAVARSWAVATRSGAPIADALRVSAHVARERQRLERAVGAASAGARATATVLTWLPVAGVALSAVLGVGPVALYGTPPALLCLGAGAVLLLVGQLLVRRLVAQVMADVR
- a CDS encoding TadA family conjugal transfer-associated ATPase, which encodes MTSPPSLSPPAEPDLRAALGPLAALLADGAVTDILVNGPDSVWCDRGSGVDRAGVRLADERSVRRLAVRLAAVAGQRLDESSPWVDGLLPGGVRLHAVLPPLVEGTAHISLRVPRRRVPTLEDLQAWGTMDDLGRRVLDAVIGSTVSFVVGGGTGTGKTTLLGAMLSRCDPGHRIVVVEDVRELRIDHPHVVHLQGRARNVEGRGEVTMTSLVRQSLRMRPDRVVVGEVRGAEVRELLTALNTGHEGGCGTVHANSAGDVVARFEALGALAEMSRSAVRAQVGSAIEVVLHLARDAQGRRALREVAVLRPDPAGGVLAVPALTGGPLAWRPGPALEHLVRRTGLDRGELPW
- a CDS encoding Fic family protein — encoded protein: MSGTAESAVSGLARLDGVAESMEVAREACTRLRWHEGLRRRTPEAAAESRVRGATATALLEGAEPAGSQASVDVVRDLLRGAEGWTSRASDPVWRTVLAAARVTARTEGVAVAQLRAPAQLVAGLHTAAAAGLSPEHQLGRPRRPGEPTTGEEVLGPAPSAEEALARLGAVHALLGSAVAGRSPALLVASVAHAEIAVARPFVAGNGLVARALERSVLTVCGVDPTGVAVPEAGHADRAGTDYRGALAAYASGDREGVRLWLVHCSESVARAAAEGERIADAVRAGHLGTPDPAGARGGASPSG
- a CDS encoding phage holin family protein, producing the protein MANPAETDSTTLTGSTGKRSLGELVSDVSLDVSQIVRGEVELAKAEIKQDVAHAGKGAGMFAGAGVLGLYGLGLLWLGLAGVIAIWLPWWAGLLIMAGFLFLVAGILALIGKGQVGKVHGKPDRAIREGKETVDTVKAAAQGQQRSAAIETSQS
- a CDS encoding NUDIX hydrolase, producing MSVDPAHAPPPRWLTDLATRAPTIPGERFSRFLPPPDGGRRHSAVLVLFAPGVRTAGDPEASTVVVTERAHTMRSHAGQPAFPGGGTEPGDRDAAATALREAWEEVGLDPATVDVLALLPTLHIPVSGYDVTPVLAWWREPTPETLWAKDPREVARVLQPEVRDLVDPARRFRVHHPSGFVGPAWDVDGLLLWGFTAGVLDRVLDLGGLTVPWPDAPTRELRL
- the nth gene encoding endonuclease III; translation: MWRLLDEHYPDARCELDFEDPYQLLVATVLSAQTTDVRVNGVTPTLFARYPDARALAEADRDDVEAIIQPTGFFRAKTQSLLKLGAALVERFDGEVPGRLTDLVSLPGVGRKTANVVLGNAFDVPGITVDTHFGRLVRRFGWTDEEDPVAVEREVGELFPRRDWTQLSHVLIFHGRRICHSRRPACGVCPVARQCPSYGAGPTEAAAAAKLVRTGPRA
- a CDS encoding Crp/Fnr family transcriptional regulator — its product is MDRHVVMKAPLFAALDAATADQLMESMSPRRLARGDVVFHEGDPGDSLYVITRGKVKLARAAADGRESLLSVLGPGEMFGELSLFDPGPRLTTAHVVSDTEFISLGNDSLRSFLEQHPEVAMQMLAGLAHRLRKTNEGLSDLVFTDVPGRVAKALLDLSDRFGRRSEAGLVVAHDLTQEELAQLVGASRETVNKALADFAQRGWVTLGAKSVTLIDAERLRRRAR